Proteins encoded by one window of Vitis vinifera cultivar Pinot Noir 40024 chromosome 10, ASM3070453v1:
- the LOC100241814 gene encoding peroxidase 42, whose product MSSRAVVFFFFALLSFSGICLRSASADNEEEDPGLVMNFYKDTCPQAEDVIREQVRLLYKRHKNTAFSWLRNIFHDCAVQSCDASLLLDSTRRSLSEKETDRSFGLRNFRYLDTIKEAVERECPGVVSCADILVLSARDGIVSLGGPHISLKTGRRDGRKSRAEILEEYLPDHNESMSVVLDRFAAIGIDTPGLVALLGAHSVGRTHCVKLVHRLYPEVDPVLNTDHVEHMLHKCPDAIPDPKAVQYVRNDRGTPMKLDNNYYRNILDNKGLLIVDHQLATDKRTKPYVKKMAKSQDYFFKEFARAITILSENNPLTGTKGEIRKQCSVANKHH is encoded by the exons ATGAGTTCCAGGGCtgttgtcttcttcttctttgctttGTTATCTTTCTCAGGGATCTGTCTCAGGTCTGCTTCTGCAGACAATGAGGAAGAAGACCCAGGTCTGGTTATGAACTTCTACAAGGATACATGTCCTCAGGCTGAAGATGTTATCAGAGAGCAGGTCAGGCTTCTGTATAAGCGCCACAAGAACACTGCATTCTCATGGCTCAGAAACATCTTCCATGACTGTGCTGTTCAG TCATGTGATGCTTCTCTTCTGCTGGACTCAACAAGGAGGTCCTTGTCTGAGAAGGAGACAGACAGGAGCTTTGGGCTCAGGAACTTCAGATACCTTGACACCATCAAAGAGGCTGTGGAGAGGGAGTGCCCTGGAGTTGTTTCATGTGCTGATATCCTTGTGTTGTCTGCTAGGGATGGCATTGTCTCG CTAGGAGGCCCTCACATCTCTCTTAAAACTGGAAGAAGAGATGGTAGGAAGAGCAGAGCAGAGATCCTTGAGGAATACCTCCCAGATCACAATGAGAGCATGTCTGTTGTCCTTGATAGGTTTGCAGCCATTGGCATTGACACCCCTGGACTGGTTGCCCTTCTAG GAGCTCACAGTGTTGGTAGAACCCACTGTGTGAAGTTGGTTCACCGTTTGTACCCAGAGGTGGACCCTGTGCTGAACACAGATCATGTTGAGCACATGCTCCACAAGTGCCCTGATGCCATCCCAGACCCAAAGGCTGTGCAATATGTGAGGAATGACCGTGGCACACCCATGAAGCTGGACAACAACTACTACAGGAACATATTGGACAACAAGGGCTTGTTGATAGTGGACCACCAGCTAGCCACAGACAAGAGGACAAAGCCCTATGTGAAGAAAATGGCCAAGAGCCAAGACTACTTCTTTAAGGAGTTTGCAAGAGCCATCACCATTCTCTCTGAGAACAATCCTCTCACTGGCACAAAGGGTGAGATCAGAAAGCAGTGCAGTGTTGCTAACAAGCACCACTAG